One window of the Pseudomonas lurida genome contains the following:
- a CDS encoding AraC family transcriptional regulator, producing MSSPEHTSIPLDAEMEKQRAELASIVHRHTWEDGSYGTAITTLFLNRHNTPRDFMPVLVEPALCILASGSKEVRLADEIFAYDPLNYLVFSVAMPVAGRIIEATPEDPNLSVRINIDPAQLTALIAEAGPMGVPSRPTSRGMYVDRIDNQLLDAVLRLARLLDTPKDIAMLAPLINREILYRLLRGPQGYRLYEIAVANSQSHRVSQAIKWLNGNYEQPLRIDDLAREVNLSVSTLHHRFKAITAMSPLQYQKQLRLQEARRLMIAEGLEASAAGYRVGYESPSQFSREYSRLFGAPPLRDLARLRQTI from the coding sequence ATGTCGTCGCCCGAACATACCTCCATCCCCCTCGATGCCGAGATGGAAAAACAGCGCGCCGAACTGGCCAGCATCGTGCACCGGCATACCTGGGAGGATGGTTCCTACGGTACGGCCATCACCACGTTGTTTCTGAACCGTCACAACACACCGCGTGATTTCATGCCGGTCCTGGTGGAACCGGCGCTGTGCATTCTTGCCAGCGGCAGCAAGGAAGTGCGCCTGGCCGACGAGATCTTTGCCTACGACCCACTCAACTACCTGGTGTTCTCGGTCGCAATGCCGGTGGCCGGCCGGATCATCGAGGCCACGCCAGAGGACCCGAACCTGTCGGTGCGCATCAATATCGACCCGGCGCAGTTGACGGCCCTGATCGCAGAGGCAGGACCGATGGGCGTGCCATCGCGCCCGACCTCCCGTGGCATGTACGTCGACCGTATCGACAACCAATTGCTCGACGCTGTGTTGCGCCTGGCGCGCCTGCTCGACACGCCCAAAGACATCGCCATGCTCGCGCCACTGATCAACCGCGAGATCCTCTATCGCCTGTTGCGGGGGCCTCAGGGTTATCGCCTGTATGAAATCGCCGTGGCCAACAGCCAGAGCCATCGGGTCAGCCAGGCGATCAAGTGGCTGAACGGCAACTATGAACAACCGCTGCGCATCGATGACCTGGCCCGGGAAGTCAATCTGAGCGTCTCGACCTTGCACCACCGCTTCAAGGCGATCACCGCCATGAGCCCGCTGCAATACCAGAAGCAACTGCGCTTGCAGGAGGCCAGGCGATTGATGATTGCCGAAGGGCTGGAAGCCTCGGCCGCAGGGTATCGCGTGGGGTATGAAAGCCCGTCGCAGTTCAGTCGGGAGTACAGCCGGTTGTTTGGCGCGCCGCCCCTGAGAGACCTGGCCCGGTTACGCCAAACCATCTGA
- a CDS encoding ATP-binding protein, protein MPRSLLGRMLMLTLLAVLFAQALSSVIWVSQLRATQLEGLVTSARSLAHSMTASVSYFRSLPVAYRPLVLDQLRSMGGTRFVVTLNDRPLDMAILPQTPRKQAVLEAVDEVLKQTLGADVHISVEFVSAEDLRIFNAGLKLDELPRSWAHYALTLEPVNPPVLVTQIQLAPGEWLYIASLLPEPYTSLEEQGLPSQQVWFIVLTSGFLLLFIGLLVHWQSRPLKRLARAARDMSLGADVEPVAEGGGSEVVEVGRAFNAMRERISRYLTERSQLFSAISHDLRTPITRLRLRVELLEDENLQTKFGRDLDELELLVKGALQCVKDTDIHENIEPVDLNHVLDCLVEPYLAPNGNGRVTQHGRALTTYPGKPLALKRCIGNLIDNALKYGQNAHLYIEDDGAEFVLHVDDEGPGVPEQRLEQVFEPHFRLAGQQQGYGLGLGIARNIAHSHGGEVSLQNLREGGLRVTLQLPRGLD, encoded by the coding sequence GTGCCGCGCTCGTTGCTGGGGCGCATGCTGATGCTGACCCTGCTGGCCGTGTTGTTTGCCCAGGCGCTGTCCAGCGTGATCTGGGTATCGCAGCTGCGCGCCACCCAGCTCGAAGGCCTGGTCACCAGCGCCCGCAGCCTGGCGCATTCGATGACCGCCAGCGTGAGTTATTTCCGTTCGTTGCCGGTAGCGTATCGGCCATTGGTGCTCGACCAATTGCGCAGCATGGGCGGCACTCGCTTTGTCGTGACCCTCAATGATCGTCCATTGGACATGGCCATCCTGCCGCAGACGCCGCGTAAGCAGGCGGTGCTTGAAGCGGTGGATGAGGTGTTGAAGCAGACCCTGGGCGCCGATGTGCATATCTCGGTGGAGTTCGTCAGCGCGGAAGACCTGCGCATCTTCAATGCCGGCTTGAAACTCGATGAACTGCCGCGCTCCTGGGCGCACTACGCGTTGACCCTGGAACCGGTGAACCCACCGGTGCTGGTCACCCAGATCCAGCTCGCGCCTGGCGAATGGCTGTACATTGCCTCGCTGTTGCCCGAGCCCTACACCAGCCTCGAAGAGCAAGGCCTGCCGTCCCAACAGGTGTGGTTCATCGTGCTGACCAGCGGTTTCCTGCTGCTGTTCATCGGTTTGCTGGTGCACTGGCAGAGCCGGCCGCTCAAGCGCCTGGCGCGGGCGGCACGGGACATGTCGCTGGGCGCCGACGTAGAGCCAGTGGCCGAAGGCGGTGGCAGTGAAGTGGTGGAAGTGGGCCGCGCGTTCAATGCCATGCGTGAGCGCATCAGCCGCTACCTCACGGAACGCAGCCAATTGTTCAGCGCGATCTCCCACGACTTGCGCACGCCGATCACCCGGCTGCGCCTGCGCGTGGAGTTGCTTGAAGATGAAAACCTGCAGACCAAGTTCGGGCGTGACCTGGATGAACTGGAGTTGTTGGTGAAGGGCGCGCTGCAATGCGTGAAGGACACGGATATCCACGAAAACATCGAGCCGGTGGACCTGAACCACGTGCTCGACTGCCTGGTGGAGCCTTACCTGGCGCCCAACGGCAATGGCCGCGTCACCCAGCATGGACGGGCCCTGACGACTTATCCAGGCAAGCCACTGGCGCTCAAGCGTTGCATCGGCAACCTGATCGACAACGCGTTGAAGTATGGTCAGAACGCCCACCTGTACATTGAGGACGATGGCGCGGAGTTCGTCCTGCACGTGGATGACGAAGGCCCCGGCGTGCCGGAACAGCGTCTTGAACAGGTGTTTGAACCGCACTTCCGCCTGGCTGGCCAGCAACAGGGCTACGGCTTGGGCCTGGGGATTGCGCGCAACATTGCGCACAGCCATGGCGGTGAAGTGAGTTTGCAGAATTTGCGCGAGGGTGGCTTGCGGGTGACCTTGCAGCTACCCCGCGGATTAGACTGA
- a CDS encoding response regulator, which translates to MSVISKSILLVDDDQEIRELLQTYLSRAGFQVRGVPDGAGFRQAMNEAPCDLVILDVMLPDEDGFSLCRWIRQHPRQAQVPIIMLTASSDEADRVIGLELGADDYIGKPFSPRELQARIKALLRRCQFGQERSAGGDVLVFDEWRLDMISHRLFHVDGEEVILSGADFALLKLFLDHPQQILDRDTIGNATRGRDLMPLDRIVDMAVSRLRQRLRDTEKPPRLIRTVRGSGYQLAASVVAGNAH; encoded by the coding sequence GTGAGCGTAATCAGTAAATCCATTCTCCTCGTCGACGACGACCAGGAAATCCGCGAATTGCTGCAAACCTACCTCAGTCGCGCCGGTTTCCAGGTGCGTGGCGTGCCGGATGGCGCGGGGTTCCGCCAGGCGATGAACGAGGCGCCGTGCGACCTGGTCATCCTCGATGTGATGTTGCCGGACGAGGACGGCTTCAGCCTTTGCCGCTGGATCCGCCAGCACCCGCGCCAGGCGCAGGTGCCGATCATCATGCTCACCGCCAGTTCCGACGAGGCCGACCGCGTGATCGGCCTGGAATTGGGCGCCGATGACTACATCGGCAAGCCCTTCAGCCCCCGCGAGTTGCAGGCGCGCATCAAGGCCCTGTTACGCCGCTGCCAGTTTGGCCAGGAGCGTAGTGCGGGGGGAGACGTGCTGGTATTCGATGAATGGCGCCTGGACATGATCAGCCATCGCCTGTTCCATGTGGACGGCGAAGAAGTGATCCTCTCCGGTGCCGACTTTGCCCTGCTCAAATTGTTTCTCGACCACCCACAGCAGATCCTTGACCGCGACACCATCGGCAACGCCACCCGTGGCCGTGACCTGATGCCGCTGGACCGTATCGTCGATATGGCTGTCAGCCGCCTGCGCCAACGCCTGCGTGACACCGAAAAGCCGCCGAGGCTGATCCGCACGGTGCGCGGCAGTGGTTATCAACTGGCAGCCAGCGTGGTTGCCGGCAATGCCCACTGA
- a CDS encoding glucokinase → MKLALVGDIGGTNARFALWRDQELHSIRVHATADYPSPEDAIKVYLDEEGLQIGDIGAVCLSVAGPVSGDEFKFTNNHWRLSKTAFCKTLQVDELLLVNDFSAMALGMTRLKPDEFRVVCEGTPEPLRPAVVIGPGTGLGVGTLLDLGAGRFAALPGEGGHVDLPLSSPRETQLWQHIYTEIGHVSAETALSGGGLPRLYRAICAVDGHAPVLETPEAITAAGLAGDPVAMEVLDQFSIWLGRVAGNNVLTTGGRGGVYIVGGVIPRFADFFINSGFARSFSDKGCMSDYLRGIPVWLVTAPYSGLTGAGVALEQAFA, encoded by the coding sequence GTGAAGCTAGCGCTGGTCGGTGATATCGGGGGTACCAACGCCCGTTTTGCGTTGTGGCGAGATCAAGAGCTGCATTCGATCCGGGTGCATGCCACGGCGGATTACCCAAGCCCTGAGGACGCGATCAAGGTTTACCTCGACGAGGAAGGCCTGCAAATCGGCGACATCGGTGCGGTGTGCCTGTCAGTGGCCGGGCCGGTGAGCGGTGATGAGTTCAAATTCACCAACAACCACTGGCGCCTGAGCAAGACGGCCTTCTGTAAAACCCTGCAAGTGGACGAACTGCTGCTGGTCAATGACTTCTCGGCCATGGCCCTGGGCATGACCCGCCTCAAGCCCGACGAATTCCGCGTGGTCTGCGAAGGTACGCCGGAGCCATTGCGTCCTGCCGTGGTGATAGGTCCGGGCACCGGCCTGGGTGTCGGTACCTTGTTGGACCTTGGCGCTGGCCGCTTTGCGGCGTTGCCGGGGGAGGGCGGGCATGTCGACCTGCCCCTGAGCAGCCCGCGGGAAACCCAGCTGTGGCAGCACATCTATACCGAGATTGGCCATGTCAGCGCCGAAACCGCCTTGAGCGGTGGCGGGTTACCGCGCCTGTACCGGGCGATCTGCGCCGTTGACGGCCACGCGCCGGTACTGGAAACGCCCGAGGCCATCACGGCCGCAGGCCTGGCCGGTGACCCGGTGGCCATGGAAGTACTGGACCAGTTCAGCATCTGGCTGGGCCGGGTCGCCGGCAACAATGTGCTGACCACCGGTGGACGCGGTGGCGTGTACATCGTGGGCGGCGTGATACCGAGGTTTGCCGACTTCTTTATCAACAGTGGCTTTGCCAGGAGCTTTAGCGACAAAGGTTGCATGAGCGACTACTTGCGGGGCATCCCGGTGTGGTTGGTGACCGCACCGTATTCCGGCTTGACCGGGGCTGGAGTCGCCCTGGAGCAGGCTTTTGCGTAG
- the edd gene encoding phosphogluconate dehydratase, whose translation MHPRVLEVTERLIARSRATREAYLALIRGAASDGPMRGKLQCANFAHGVAGCGTEDKNSLRMMNAANVAIVSSYNDMLSAHQPYEHFPEQIKKALREVGSVGQFAGGTPAMCDGVTQGEPGMELSLLSREVIAMSTAVALSHNMFDAALMLGICDKIVPGLMMGALRYGHLPMIFVPGGPMPSGISNKQKADVRQRYAEGKATREELLESEMKSYHSPGTCTFYGTANTNQLLMEVMGLHLPGASFVNPYTPLRDALTREAAHQVTRLTKANGNFTPIGEIVDEKSIVNSIVALNATGGSTNHTLHMPAIAMSAGIILTWQDMADLSEVVPTLSHVYPNGKADINHFQAAGGMSFLIRELLEAGLLHEDVNTVAGKGLSRYTQEPFLVDGELIWREGPIESLDETILRPVARAFSPEGGLRVMEGNLGRGVMKVSAVALEHQIVEAPAVVFQDQQDLADAFKAGQLEKDFVAVMRFQGPRSNGMPELHKMTPFLGVLQDRGFKVALVTDGRMSGASGKIPAAIHVNPEAQSGGPLARVRDGDIIRVDGVKGTLELKVDAGEFAARAPATGLLGNNVGAGRELFAFMRLAASSAEQGASAFTSALETLK comes from the coding sequence ATGCATCCCCGCGTTCTTGAGGTCACCGAACGGCTTATCGCCCGCAGCCGCGCCACCCGCGAGGCTTACCTTGCGCTCATTCGCGGCGCAGCCAGCGACGGTCCGATGCGCGGCAAGCTGCAATGCGCCAACTTTGCCCATGGCGTGGCCGGTTGCGGCACCGAAGACAAAAACAGCCTGCGCATGATGAATGCCGCCAACGTGGCAATTGTTTCTTCATATAACGACATGCTCTCGGCGCATCAGCCGTACGAACACTTCCCGGAACAGATCAAGAAAGCCCTGCGCGAAGTCGGCTCGGTCGGCCAGTTCGCCGGCGGCACCCCGGCGATGTGCGACGGTGTGACCCAGGGCGAACCCGGCATGGAGTTGAGCCTGCTCAGCCGTGAAGTGATTGCCATGTCCACGGCGGTAGCGCTGTCCCACAACATGTTCGACGCCGCGCTGATGCTGGGCATCTGCGACAAGATCGTGCCGGGCCTGATGATGGGCGCGCTGCGCTACGGCCACCTGCCGATGATCTTTGTACCGGGTGGCCCTATGCCGTCGGGTATCTCCAACAAGCAGAAGGCCGACGTACGCCAGCGCTACGCCGAAGGCAAGGCCACCCGCGAGGAGCTGCTGGAATCGGAGATGAAGTCCTACCACAGCCCCGGCACCTGCACCTTCTACGGCACCGCCAATACCAACCAGCTGCTGATGGAAGTGATGGGCCTGCACCTGCCAGGCGCCTCGTTCGTCAACCCGTACACGCCGCTGCGCGATGCGCTGACCCGCGAGGCCGCGCACCAGGTCACGCGCCTGACCAAGGCTAACGGCAACTTCACGCCGATCGGCGAGATCGTCGACGAAAAATCCATCGTCAATTCCATCGTCGCGCTCAACGCCACCGGCGGTTCCACCAACCACACCCTGCACATGCCGGCTATCGCCATGTCGGCAGGGATCATCCTGACCTGGCAGGACATGGCCGACCTTTCCGAGGTCGTGCCGACCCTGTCCCACGTGTATCCAAACGGCAAGGCCGACATCAACCACTTCCAGGCGGCGGGCGGCATGTCGTTCCTGATCCGCGAGCTGCTCGAGGCCGGCCTGCTCCACGAAGACGTCAACACCGTGGCGGGCAAGGGCCTGAGCCGCTACACCCAGGAACCGTTCCTGGTCGACGGCGAGCTGATCTGGCGCGAAGGTCCCATCGAAAGCCTCGACGAAACCATCCTGCGCCCCGTGGCCCGCGCGTTCTCGCCGGAGGGCGGCTTGCGCGTGATGGAGGGCAACCTCGGGCGTGGCGTGATGAAAGTGTCTGCAGTAGCCCTGGAACACCAGATTGTCGAAGCCCCCGCCGTGGTGTTCCAGGACCAGCAGGACCTGGCCGATGCGTTCAAGGCCGGCCAGTTGGAAAAAGACTTCGTCGCGGTGATGCGCTTCCAGGGCCCGCGCTCCAACGGCATGCCGGAGCTGCACAAAATGACGCCGTTCCTCGGCGTGTTGCAGGACCGCGGCTTCAAGGTCGCCCTGGTAACAGACGGGCGCATGTCCGGCGCGTCGGGTAAGATCCCCGCCGCGATCCACGTCAACCCCGAAGCCCAGAGCGGCGGGCCACTGGCGCGGGTGCGCGATGGCGATATCATTCGCGTGGATGGCGTGAAGGGCACCCTGGAGCTTAAGGTGGACGCCGGAGAATTTGCAGCGCGCGCGCCTGCCACGGGCCTGTTGGGCAATAACGTGGGGGCCGGTCGCGAGCTGTTTGCATTTATGCGCTTGGCCGCAAGCTCCGCAGAGCAGGGCGCCAGCGCCTTTACCTCTGCCTTGGAGACGCTTAAGTGA
- the gap gene encoding type I glyceraldehyde-3-phosphate dehydrogenase produces MTLRIAINGFGRIGRNVLRALYTQGYRQDLQIVAINDLGDSSINAHLLKYDTVHGTFEAEVAHDQESLTVNGDRIAVSAIRNPADLPWAAHKIDVVFECTGLFTDRDKAAAHITAGARKVIISAPAKGADATVVYGVNHDILRQSHQIISNASCTTNCLAPVAQVLHRELGIESGLMTTIHAYTNDQNLTDVYHTDPYRARSATQNMIPSKTGAAEAVGLVLPELAGKLTGMAVRVPVINVSLVDLTVQLKKDATADEVNALLKEASQHSKILGYNTLPLVSSDFNHNPLSSIFDANHTKASGKLLKVLAWYDNEWGFSNRMLDNCLALCNAE; encoded by the coding sequence ATGACTCTTCGTATCGCAATCAATGGTTTTGGCCGTATCGGCCGTAATGTCCTGCGCGCACTGTATACCCAAGGCTACCGCCAGGATTTGCAGATCGTCGCCATCAATGATCTGGGCGACAGTTCGATCAATGCCCACCTGCTCAAATACGACACCGTACATGGCACTTTCGAAGCAGAGGTCGCCCACGATCAGGAAAGCCTGACCGTCAATGGTGACCGGATTGCCGTCAGTGCCATTCGTAACCCGGCCGACCTGCCCTGGGCCGCGCACAAGATCGACGTGGTGTTCGAATGCACCGGCCTGTTCACCGATCGTGACAAGGCTGCCGCCCATATTACCGCTGGCGCGCGCAAGGTGATTATCTCGGCACCGGCCAAGGGCGCGGACGCCACCGTGGTCTACGGCGTCAACCATGACATTTTGCGTCAATCCCACCAGATCATCTCCAACGCCTCGTGCACCACCAACTGCCTGGCGCCCGTGGCCCAAGTGCTGCACCGCGAGCTGGGTATCGAAAGCGGCTTGATGACCACGATCCACGCCTACACCAACGACCAGAACCTGACCGACGTCTACCACACCGACCCGTACCGCGCGCGCTCGGCGACCCAGAACATGATCCCGAGCAAGACCGGCGCCGCCGAAGCGGTAGGCCTGGTACTGCCGGAACTGGCAGGCAAGCTGACCGGAATGGCCGTGCGGGTGCCGGTGATCAACGTGTCGCTGGTGGACCTCACCGTGCAACTGAAGAAAGACGCCACGGCGGACGAAGTCAACGCACTGCTCAAGGAAGCCAGCCAGCACTCGAAGATCCTCGGCTACAACACCCTGCCGCTGGTTTCCAGTGACTTCAACCACAACCCGCTGTCGTCGATCTTCGATGCCAATCACACCAAGGCCAGTGGCAAACTGCTGAAAGTGCTGGCCTGGTATGACAACGAGTGGGGTTTCTCCAACCGTATGCTGGATAACTGCCTGGCGCTGTGCAACGCCGAGTAA
- a CDS encoding RNA polymerase sigma factor translates to MSQSRFNHVFLTQRVILLRTLQRMVNNHSTAEDLLQETYLRVTRALSERPIDHLEPFVYQTARNLALDHLRARRIQARTLQEDVPLDVLQSVAAPISTPEDATQAEQMLEALSVSLGQLSARQQQIFILSRLHGCSYQEIADQLSVSLSTVQKELKLIMAICVGVAERLDRP, encoded by the coding sequence GTGAGCCAATCTCGCTTCAACCACGTCTTTCTCACCCAACGGGTGATTTTGCTTCGCACCTTGCAGCGGATGGTGAACAACCACAGCACCGCCGAGGACCTGTTGCAGGAAACCTACCTGCGCGTCACCCGGGCCCTCAGTGAGCGGCCGATCGATCACCTTGAACCGTTCGTCTATCAAACCGCGCGCAACCTCGCGCTGGATCATCTGCGCGCGCGTCGCATCCAGGCCCGCACGTTGCAGGAAGATGTTCCACTGGACGTCCTGCAAAGCGTTGCCGCCCCCATCAGCACACCCGAAGACGCCACCCAGGCCGAGCAAATGCTTGAGGCCCTGAGTGTCAGCCTCGGCCAGTTGAGCGCCCGCCAACAGCAGATTTTCATTCTCAGCCGCCTGCACGGTTGCAGTTACCAGGAGATCGCCGATCAGCTGTCTGTGTCCTTGAGTACCGTGCAAAAGGAACTGAAATTGATCATGGCCATCTGTGTAGGTGTGGCCGAACGGCTGGATCGGCCTTAA
- a CDS encoding FecR family protein yields the protein MTDPNKLRPHELAHEVLQDTAMDQALDWLIVLQCPQPGQQAEFEAWLASDPAHVHAFGKAQAAWGGAPVHSAAVALAAPRKPSAWHRIKPHWKPLATAAVLLIGLFSFSNLPVRLQADHLTVVGERQRLQLDDGSKVLLNTNSAFSSSIKDHQRIARLYQGEAFFDIVPSHGAPLEIDAGPVRASVRDTAFAVRYLNGEAQVQVQRGDVDLSNTFDDARVRLTAGESIRIGPKGFGQPAKLDANKDLAWVQGRLIFENCPMSEVLAELRRYYPGWIVNTNDQLASVAVTGNYRLDQPLDVVRSLAHITSAKLSEYPALVILN from the coding sequence GTGACGGACCCGAATAAACTGCGCCCCCATGAGCTCGCTCATGAGGTGTTGCAAGACACGGCTATGGACCAAGCCCTCGACTGGCTGATCGTCTTGCAGTGCCCGCAGCCCGGACAGCAGGCCGAATTCGAAGCCTGGTTGGCCAGCGACCCCGCCCACGTCCACGCCTTCGGCAAGGCCCAGGCCGCCTGGGGCGGCGCGCCCGTACACAGCGCCGCCGTCGCACTGGCCGCGCCGCGCAAACCCAGCGCCTGGCACCGGATCAAACCGCATTGGAAACCACTGGCCACCGCCGCCGTGTTGTTGATCGGCCTGTTCAGCTTCAGCAACCTGCCAGTACGCCTGCAAGCCGATCACCTCACCGTGGTCGGTGAACGCCAGCGCCTGCAATTGGACGACGGCTCCAAGGTGTTGCTCAACACCAACTCGGCGTTTTCCAGCAGCATCAAGGACCACCAGCGCATCGCACGCCTGTACCAGGGCGAGGCGTTCTTCGACATCGTGCCCAGCCATGGCGCGCCCCTGGAGATCGATGCCGGCCCCGTCCGCGCCAGCGTGCGCGATACTGCCTTCGCCGTGCGCTACCTCAATGGCGAAGCACAGGTACAAGTACAGCGCGGCGATGTGGACCTGAGCAATACCTTCGACGATGCCCGCGTGCGCCTGACGGCCGGTGAAAGTATCCGCATCGGGCCCAAGGGTTTCGGCCAACCCGCCAAGCTGGACGCCAACAAAGATTTGGCCTGGGTGCAGGGTCGGCTGATCTTCGAAAACTGCCCGATGAGCGAGGTGCTCGCCGAATTGCGCCGCTATTACCCGGGCTGGATCGTCAACACCAACGACCAACTCGCCAGCGTCGCGGTCACCGGCAATTACCGCCTCGACCAGCCCTTGGACGTCGTGCGTTCACTGGCTCACATCACCTCGGCCAAGCTGTCGGAATACCCGGCGCTGGTGATCTTGAACTAA